The genomic stretch GGTCTACACTGGTCAGGCTCCAGGGTACTCTGCAGGGGCACTGTCCCAAGTGGGCCCTGCATTTCATGCAGTTCCCAGGACTAAGCACTCAGGTTCTCATGTGCTCCACAGGGGCACAGACCCAGATGGGctgtgcattttgtgcccttcccagctccgTACAGCTCAGTTGACTGGGTGCTTGGCAagcacactgtcccaggtgggccatCCATCTTATTCACCTCCCTGGTCCTGGACACTTAGTTTCCTGGGTGTGCCATGAGAGCACAGTcccaggtgtgccatgtgtctttTCTGGGGGCTCATCTCAGGCTCTGacactcctggcagatgtcaatgGTCCAGGATCCTAGGAAGAtatggttagcaactgggagcctgctcacagtttggtggaagatgcaGTCTCTTGGGACAAGATTGCTGCAGCCCCTTGCCTTCTAGCTCTGGCTGTTGCACAACTGCCTCTCTGCCTTTGGGAGGTAGGGCCCTATATGGCAGTCAGtttgctcaatcctttgttctgtgagtctACCAGGGGTCATCATGAGGCCTTAGAGCCTTTTGTGGAAATGGtcctttatttttgtctctctggTGATCCCACGGTTTGGGTTGCtgtctcacattagctccctcagactgtcctcagggcattcaggcctggtccttaccctaaggacTGATGATTGAGTGTGCTCCTCCTTGCCCAGTCCCCACTCACTGGTGGTGGACACAAGCATCTGAGCCACTTTTCTGTCTCCCCTAGTGGTTGTGGTTAGGTGtgtattttgtgcttttttttttttttttctcctcctggttatgttgccctctgagattccaaaactccccctACATACACCTGTGAGAGGAtttcctactgtgtggaaactTTTCCTCCTCACGACTCCCTCCCAAGGATGAGTCTCTGTCACTAAattttgtgtctctgtttttgtcttttatattttgtactaCCTCCTCTTGAAGAGATTggactgcctttctgggtgcctagtgccctctgccagcattcagaagttgttttgtggaagttgctcaactTTCAAATGAGCTtgtgatgaatttgttggggagaaagtggtctctcctattcctccaccatcttgggaccTCTGGAAGAGAAAGTCAATttttagaatataatttattACTGCTACCTACTTAATAAGAAAGTTAGGATAGTATTCAATAATTTGATCGATTAGCTTTTTCTTAAAGCCTATACAAATAACTTTTCAGCATTCCTACTTGGGTTGCAATTATTATACAGTCCTGtgtgcctccagagaaatctagTTTTATTTCTCAAGCTTTCTTTACTTTGATACCAATTTTTGACCTTAATGAGATAGAATTTTAGTGTACTTTAATATGACAATTATTGTGTATGCAATAAATTAtgctcatttttttcctgtgttattGTTGCCAGTACATTTAACTTctaattattttgttatattatggttttattttgtgtgtatatgaacatttatttattattattttaaaaatatttgtattgaactatggttaatttacaatgttgcatttcTGGtatatttaagcttttttttttttaactctgtgaTACATTGGAATTTACATTGTTTTGAAAGAAGACTCGAATTTggtattttttctaaaatgttgataaCTTGTTTAAGCAGTGTTCATGCAATGATCTACCCTTCTACATTTATTACTGGTGgtcttttaaatgatttattaaataaattcttGGGCTATGTCAGATATATGTTCACTTCTACTCATTTTCAAAGTGTTATGATAGTTCCTTACTGTCTTATTGTAGCTTCATGTTATCAGCTCccttgtggaaattcttttcactcttcttgcagttgaattttataataattttgatagatttaaagaaaataatcctgCTGAagtttttattgtgattttaCTAAATGCATGtaataatttggaaatatttgaCATCTTTACAATATTCAGTTATCTTTTCAGAAATCATGAAATCTTTCTTCATGTTTTCAAGTCTTCTTTTATGTATGTTAGTACTATTTTGATATTTATGCCTCCCTTTCCAGTGTCTTACTAagtaatatttttttgttgttatttcctGTGGGAATAGAACTATCCTAgaagtattttattcttccagATTTTGCataaagatagtgaaggatataTTATTACTTTCTGTGCCTACTAGAGGTCtccaagaagaataaaaaaaaagcatttgtacATACATTAGAACATTATATGGCTGAATATATTTCAGTAGTTAATTGGTTTTTCTGAAGTATTTTGCATTCTCCCTGCAACAgtgatttcactttttaaaacacaaaaatactgGGACATTaacaagaacatgaaaaaattcttaaagaggaaCAGAACATCTCACTGTCATTAACAGACTTAATCTAACCTCTTGGTGTGACAGTAATATATTTTTGCCAGGAGAAAAGCAAAGGTACTATTAGTCATtcttttgacaaatattttagAGAGTGCCTTCTACTTTGCACCTGCTAATTCTAGAGGGAGGTACTAGGGACAAAAAAGAAGGGTCATGCAAATTTGTAGAATGTAGTTGCCACAGGTATGGAATCAGAATCTAGTAGAGGAGACAGACACATGAGTAATAAATGATAAGATGTGTGGTGTTTTTCATAGACCCACTGTGCTTTGGGACTGTCATGAAGGGAAGTATTAGTTTTGAGTAGAGGAAGGTCATATGGATGGATGAGTAGAAATTTAATGGGCTGAACCTAATATGAATGAGACAAGTAGAGAGTATTGATGATGCCCTCATTTGCTCAACAaatgatgggcatttaggttgtttctatgtttttgcttttgtgaacaatgctgcaatgGACATGGGAGTGGAGATATGTCTTTGAGATGTCATTCACATTTCCTTTGactatatacctaggagtgggattgctgaatcacatggtagctctatttttaactgattaaggaacttccatactgtctTTCATTGTAATTGTACAAATTTATGGTCCCACCAACAGTTCATGAGTGTTCATTTTTCCACACATCCTGACCAatacttgttatctcttgtcttttagatgatagctattctgacagGTCTGAGGTGCTCATtgtgatttgatttgcatttccctgataattagtgatattgagcacattttcattaattttactcTTTAAGTAATGAGAACTATGACTTGTTTTAGAGTACAGTTGATTGGAATCATAGTTGATATtttgaagacagaaagaagaaaagatggcAGGCAAGAAATCAAGTTAGGAAGAGAGGACATGATGTTGGATAAGATACTTTTGGCCTAAATTAGGACAATAGCTGTAGtgtgggagaggaaggggtggaTTTGAATGTTATGCAGAAAGACTTGGTAAGAATGTAAGCAGTATGAGAACaaggatttttgtttgcttctgttttgttcattgccaTATTCCCAAGCATCTAGAGTACTGTTGGGCACATGATAGATATTAGATAGCTATCTATTGGATGAATGATATATTTGGTGGCTTAATAATTGTTTTGGAGGGAAATTAATGAGAAGTATATTTGAGGGAGTAGCAGAAGATGACGTTGAGGTTTTCTAGTTGTGTGATAAGGTGAAAGATGCTGCCATCAGTAAAGGTTGACAAATCTGAGAATAAGATGGGCTAGGAATGTGAAGACATTGAGGAGGGAGAATTGTGCCTTATATTTTTTTAGTGTGAAATTTGTTGGAACTGGTTGGAATTTCTTATAATCTGTGTGCATTCAGTAATTCCACTGTATGTCTTTAGCATGAGTGGCTGCAAGATTTATTTCAGCATGGGCAATTTTACCTGGGTAACCCTGTGATCTGTTAAGGATCATCTTTAGGAAGAATGCAAATAAGCAGAATAATGCACAGAAGGGGCAAGCTAAGGAGCTGAAAAGTCCTTCTACTCATTGGTGATagttgagaaagagaaatgagcaCCTCTGAACTGTTGGCTTTTACCCACTATTTAAACAAAATAGTGTGTTTAGCTATCAAGTGAGATCGCCTGTTGGTAGGGCAGGCTCCAATTCCAAGGAGGATTCAACAGCCCACGTGCATGTCAGAGTAAATGCAAggagaaattaatattaattatactATGTGGAAGCCCTCTCTAGTTTCCATAAGCTTGAGACCTCTGTTAATCCTCCCATTAAGTACTTCTGCTTGATGTTGGGTTTACTGGGAAGAGACTATGTACTGAGCTCAGAGAATAATTCAGCACTTTCCACTTAAGGTTAACAGTTCCTcctgaagaggaatgaaaaatgtgaaaggaaaaacaTAGGAGAGTGATTAGATCTTTCCATCATATTTACCTCTCCAAGTTCTATGTCAACCAGGCACTTCTTGCTTTTGTTACATGGGCGAAAAGTCTCTTAGTTTTATAAACAACAGCCTAAGAGAAACATTTTCAGCCAAAGAAAGGCATTCTTTTCTGAAGTATTTTACTGTGTAAACTTTGATCTTTACAGATATGACTATATGAAAGCTTCCAGAGGCAGAGAAGTGGGGGAAGTGGTGCTTCAGGAAAGAGAGGTGGCAGTGGATGAGGCAGACTGTATAGAGCCAAGGCAAGCCCATGGCTCTGTGCTACCCAGGCAGCTTTCCAGGCCAGCCATTCAGGCAACTGATTCCAGTGGCAACCATGGAAACTCAGTAATGCCTCAGTCTTATCTTCCGTTCCAAGGACTCCCAGAGCTTATGAAAATTCCCCCAGACACTTCACCTGCTAAAGGATACAGATTTCACTTTCAGTTGTCAAATGTGAATAAAGACAACCATCAAGACCATATGCAACAAGATGTCTCCAGCTGTTATCCTTTGCAGCCCAGTTGCTTGTATCAGATGCAAGAAAACGAGATAGACTGTACAGCAATCTACTCTGAGCTCTTGATGCAAGTGAGAAAAAGCCAGGCAGACAAGAAATCATACAACAAACCAAAGTACGTAAGACCATGTGTAGCAAACACAGTGCCAATTCGGAAAGCACCTCAAGTCATTCCAGATCCAGTGcctgagagaaaaagaacaacTCCTATGAACCTGGCTTACACAATCCGTAAATCACGCGTGCCCTATAGTGTTCACGCACGAACCTATCGGGACAGGGTTATTCACTTATTAGCACTGAAGGACTACAAGAAACATGAACTTCTTGTTCGACTTCAGAGAGACGGAATGACTGAAGAGGAGAAGGACTCCCTTGGAAAAATTTTGCAGGAAGTAGCTCATCTGAATACTCAGAATCGTTCATATTCTTTAAAGAATTGTGTTTTTAAAGAGCTCCAAAAAGACTGGCCTGGGTACAATGAGGTGGACAGGCAGACATTGGAGTTAGTGCTTTCCAGAAAAGTATATCCACTTCTCAATGTTACTGGCACCGACCACCCACAATTTTCTATAGATTCTAGTACAgatgaaatatcttttcattcTCAGGAACAACTTTACAATTCAGCTGACATTGATTATTCAAAGAACAAAAAAGTTAGAATATCTCACCTgacaactaaacaacagccagCATCAAGTGATTGTTTGAATAACACTAGTGAAATATCTGCCATGGGTCACCCACCATACTCTGAATCTACCACCAATCTTAGCTCTCCATCATTGCCGAACATCCACCTTCCGACTTCAAATTATCTTCAGCCTGTCTATTCTAAGTGTAGTTATTCTAGCATTACAGAAGGACCTGAGACTCAAGACCCACCTGTTGACAGGTTTAGTCAAAGCAGTAGAATTTTTGAGTGCCAGCAGAATAAACACTCTGTGCAAACAGTAACCTCTATTTCAGTTACAATGAAGTATCCGAAGCATATGGAGAAACAGCATTCACTGACTAGTGAGGAATTCAAATACAAATTTACAGAAtataaagcaaaatgcaaagagTACAGTATTAAGATTTTGGAGAAACAGCAGacagatagtgaaagacaagatGAAGGTGCAAAACCAAATTCAAGTGAAGAAGTTGCAAAGGTTTGCACTCCCACTGGGAAGACTTGTTCAACATCTGAGCTTCCAGATTTTCTGACTAGCTACGTCACTATAATTTCCTCTGAGCAACGTGAGCGTTATGAGAAGGAATTTAGAGTAGATTATGAGGAATATAAGGCCTTACATGAAAAGTTGATgcctttttctaaaatatttgtttatctaACGTCACAAAAGGAGAAGTTTCCTCCAGATTCAAGAGAATatgaagatattaataaaaaaatctcaCTAGAATATCAGAAGATGAAACGGATGAAtcacaattattttaaagaaaaactcagaTGCCAATATCTCTACAACAAGCTGGCTCACATTAGAGAGCTGATAAATAATTATGACCAGCAGTGAATTCAGTCATAGCCTGAGAATAGTTCTAGAACCAGAGTAAATAAATGtaagcttatttatttaaaatttcaaattacttACTCTAAGATTCGAAAAGGATGAAGCCTCGCTGTTGAAACAATCAGTAGTACtattgtaattttcctttttcttttttttttaattttatttttattagctttatgtttctttatttttatttgattattttgttttattttatgttgatttatgtttcttttttttaagtttctttttatttattcttatcatttactttttattttattttgccttttatgtACTTCTGAAGCTGTTTCATCTGTTCTCTTCTACctcaaaatttgttttcattctttttgttcttttcaaaacaTCTGAGGATCCAGTGACTTTGAAACAAACTtgtacacatttaaaaaacaaaagcttatAATGAGCAATGGATAGTGCTTTTGAATAAATATagcctcttttgcttttttaacatttatgcaAGTTCATCCTTAAAACACAGATGTtcagaaaattatagaaaataccaTGATTCTTCAAGCAGTACACATTTTCGTTTCATTAAGTTTGTTGATCAAACATGAAACTTGATTTTATCTTAGAGAGCACAACTTATGTGGTCAAACATGCAAAGCTTTTAACTAACAATTCTATGTTATCTCTTCAAAGTACTGCCAGTTGAAACAGGGAATATTATGTTTGCAAATTtaagttttcaaatgttttccaCAATATGAATATTGTCTTTAGTAAATGTTTGTTTCCATCATCTAACAAAAAGTTAGTACATAGCAAAGAATGACAGTTTTGtacaatgctatgctatgctaagtcacttcagtcatgtccgactctgtgtgaccccatagacggcagccaccaggctcccccatccctgggattctccaggcaagaacactggagtgggttgccatttccttctccaatgcatgaaagtgaaaagtgaaagcgaagtcgctcagtcgtgtacgactcttagcgaccccatggactgcagcctaccaggctcctccatccatgggattttccaggcaagagtactggagtggggtgccattgccttcgaggctaaaaataaaatgaacacctAACAACTTGAAAATCAATTTAGGAAGCAGAAGATTCCCAAGTCCTTTGCAGGTacctttattcttttatttttcctgtgtccCTGTCCCGCCTCACCTGAAAGTGATAAACACTCCCCCAAATTTATGTTtacctttgattttctttttaaatcagttcagttcagttaagttgctcagttgtgtccaactctttgtgatccatggactgcagcatgccaggcttccatgtccatcaccaactcctagatctcactcaaactcatatccactgagtcggtgatgccatccaatcatcttatcctaggtcatcatcttttcctcctgccttcagtctttccaagcatcaggctctttttccaatgagtcagttctaagcatcaggttgccaaaatattagagtttcagcttcaacatcagtccctgcaatgaacacccagggctggtctccttcaggatgaactggttggatctccttgcagtccaagggactctcaagagtcttctccaacaccacagttcaaaagcatcaattcttcagtgttcagctttctttatagtccaactctcacatccatacatgactagtgaaaaaaccatagctttgaatagatggacttttgttggcaaagtaacatctgtgctttttaacatgctgtctaggttggtcagagcttttcttccaaggatcaagtatcttttaatttcatggctgcagtcccaataagcagtgattttggagcctaagaaaataaagtcactgtttcaattgtttccccatctatttgccatgaagtgatgggaccggatgctatgatcttaaatttttgaatcttgagttttaaaccaactttttcactctcctctttcactttcatcaagaggctctatagttcttctttgctttctgctataaaggtggtgccatctgcgtatcttaggttattgatatttctccccaaatcttgattccatcttgtgcttcatctggcatttcacatgatgcactctgcatataagttaaataagcagggtgacaatatacaggcttgacaaacgcctttcccaatttggaaccagtctgttccatatcTGACACTAATTGTAGTTTATTGACATGCATACAGagttcccaggaggcaggtaagttggtctggtattcccatctcttgaagaatttttcacaattggttatgatccacccagtcaaagactttggtgcagtcaataaagcagaagtaaatgtttttttggaactctcttgctttttttttttttttatgatccagtggtgttggtaatttgatctctgtttcctctggcttttccaaatccatcttgaacatgtggaagttcatgtttcatgtacttctgaagcctggcttggaaaattttgagcatttctttgctagcatgtgagatgagtgcaattgtgtgatagtttgaacattctttggcattgcctttctttgggattggaatgaaaactgaccttttccagtcctgtggccactgttgatttttccaaatttgctgacatattgagtgcagcactttcacagcatcatcttttaggatttgaaatagctcaactggaattccatcacctccactagctttgctcatagtgatgcttcctaaggcccacttgacttcacattccaggatgtctagctctaggtgagtgatcacagcattgtggttatctgggtcataaaaatctttttgtatagttcttctgtgtagtcttgccatctcttcttaatatctttggcttctgttaggtccataccatttctgtcctttattgagcccatctttgcatgaaatgttcccttggtgtctctaatttcttggtatctctaatatctACTATATTTATAAGCATCTTTAAACAGTATATTGTTCACTTTTTTAATCTTTGGGAAAATGATCTCATACTGTAGCTAGTTGTCATCTTGTTTTTTCAGCCAAccttatttttgttgcaatggccTGGAATGGAATCTACAATATCTCAGAGGCATACTTGTACTGCCAATGAAACTAATCAACTTGGAATTCTTCAATTTAATAACTAATATgttctttaaaaggaaagatagattaaaaacatatacaaagtaaaaaaaaataaaaaataaaataaacctttattttactaaaataaaaataaaaataactttttattttataaaaataaaataaacctttattttactaaaataaacCTAGGATTTATTTATGCTGATGTGTAAATAAGTAGcttatttgttttttcacttaTATGTTGGATCATCATATGCCTTTTGCATTATTTAGCCACCCATTTTCTTGTTACCAGAAATtgggttttttctctttctctctcttttctttctttctttttcttattattacaATGTTGCTGTCAACATTTTTTGCAAATTTACCCTTTTCCATCatctgtgcttttattttcatttaattttattttatagcctGTAGGAACTTACTGCTTCTGTATGATCACTATTTAGTTTTACCTGAATTTTCCCTTGGTTTTCAGGCTTCCCTCTATTTTCTGATTTCTGGctcatatgattttcttttttcttgaaagttccttttattcttttatatggtTTGACTGGCAGTGAATCCTCTCAGTTTTTTAGTTTGTATATGCTTTTAATCgatctttccttttaaagaacA from Bubalus bubalis isolate 160015118507 breed Murrah chromosome X, NDDB_SH_1, whole genome shotgun sequence encodes the following:
- the LOC102408139 gene encoding RNA polymerase II elongation factor ELL2-like, encoding MKASRGREVGEVVLQEREVAVDEADCIEPRQAHGSVLPRQLSRPAIQATDSSGNHGNSVMPQSYLPFQGLPELMKIPPDTSPAKGYRFHFQLSNVNKDNHQDHMQQDVSSCYPLQPSCLYQMQENEIDCTAIYSELLMQVRKSQADKKSYNKPKYVRPCVANTVPIRKAPQVIPDPVPERKRTTPMNLAYTIRKSRVPYSVHARTYRDRVIHLLALKDYKKHELLVRLQRDGMTEEEKDSLGKILQEVAHLNTQNRSYSLKNCVFKELQKDWPGYNEVDRQTLELVLSRKVYPLLNVTGTDHPQFSIDSSTDEISFHSQEQLYNSADIDYSKNKKVRISHLTTKQQPASSDCLNNTSEISAMGHPPYSESTTNLSSPSLPNIHLPTSNYLQPVYSKCSYSSITEGPETQDPPVDRFSQSSRIFECQQNKHSVQTVTSISVTMKYPKHMEKQHSLTSEEFKYKFTEYKAKCKEYSIKILEKQQTDSERQDEGAKPNSSEEVAKVCTPTGKTCSTSELPDFLTSYVTIISSEQRERYEKEFRVDYEEYKALHEKLMPFSKIFVYLTSQKEKFPPDSREYEDINKKISLEYQKMKRMNHNYFKEKLRCQYLYNKLAHIRELINNYDQQ